Sequence from the Cucurbita pepo subsp. pepo cultivar mu-cu-16 chromosome LG02, ASM280686v2, whole genome shotgun sequence genome:
gcgcAAGCGAAAGGGCGACCGATCAAACAGCGCCATATTAAGGGTGGGAAGTGTGAACGAACCAGTCGCTTTCTTCACCGTACGAATCAGATGCAATGTCATGGTTGGCTCTCTCCATTGCTAACACCCTTCGCCTTGACGACGAAGAAGATGAGCAGCACAACGACGTcgtatcttcttcttcttcttcttccaccaTTCCCCGCAACCAGATGGAATCCCAATCCCAATCCCAATCCCAATCCCAATCCCAACCCCAACTCGACGACGAAGCTTTATCTCGCCGCGTCAAAGAGGACTTGACTGAATTCAAACAAACCCTAACCCGCCAATTTTGGGGCGTGGCCACTTTCCTTgctcctcctccgcctccgccGGAACCGGGGCCGACTCATCATCTCAACCCGGCGGAGGATCTGGTTGCCCCTCCCGATTGGAAGTCGTTCGAGGCGTCTAATCAGTCTGATCCATCGATCTCCGGGGACGAAGAGGACCTGACTGATCCGATTGAGGTTTTGAATATGCGTTCCAATCATGACGCCTATGCGAAATCGGGGATTTTACAGGAGGAATGCTATGAGGTGGATTGGGAAGGCGCTGTTGGGATCACTGATGAAGTGCTGACGTTTGCGACGAACATTGCAATGCACCCTGAGACTTGGATTGATTTCCCAATTGACGAGGAGGAGGACAACGGTGGTATGTGTGTTTTGCTAATTTTGCTATCCAATTCCTTAGATGCTTGTTAATTGATTTCTCTTCGTCAAGGAAACCTGTTATCTGGTCTTAATCTTATTCGTTTCTTATCGATATAGGATGAAGGTTACTGAATGGTCTGAAGGCCACTGCTAATGATCTTTAGCGTCATTGTTTCTTTTAATGAATTGTTCAACTGATGCTGGAATCGTTTATGAAATGCTTTTAGAAACTCGTTTTCATAAGTGGAGACTTCTATGAAATAAGGCATTCGACTATCCGAGTGTTCCATCCTTTTGGATCTTCTGCACCGGGCATGTTAGAAATTTATCTTGGGATGTGTTGAGTGCCACAATTAGATGTCGGCAGTTAGCTCAGAATTTTTGTAGCTGTATCTCATTCAACAACTATTTTCCAAAATGAACTAAGTATCTTTAGTTGGCACACCTGTGGTCCATAAAGTAAGAGATGggtattaaatttttttgataacTCAGTAAACCCTTTTGGATTTCAGGATAGTCCTCTTAGATCATGCCTCAGTTTTTATATCTACCTGGGTTCTGTCACCTCACTTGTTGACCTCCACTTGTGTATCGTTCCTCATAACTTCCTGCCTTGTCATTCCAGTTCccaatttttcttccttttctggTTCTCGATGTCTATTACCTTTTCCATTAACGATTACCTTTGGCTTTGGGCAGAAGTTGAAATATTGTGGTTCCCTCGGTGCTATACAACACATACATTCAGTGATTCCATTCGCGTACTTTACATCTTTTGTACGTGAATTGAACTCATTCATTCAAGGTGCCATTGCACTTATGTTGTGATAGGAAAGATAAGCCCCCAATTCAGTTCACCTACACTAGGTGAAAGCATCATGAGTCTTTAAGTGATAGTTTTGTTATGCAACATGTGAATTTGTCAAGTGTTAGATAATCTCCCGCGTGTAGTGTGCATGGATCCTTTAtgtgatgtgggaccccaatGTCTATAAATGGTCATAGTATACTTTTGCGGGTCAGAAGGCGTCGGGGAAGGAGGATATTGGGTGGGATCAATGAACAACAAATCCCCCATACATCTCAAGGTGAAGGTCTTTTGGCctatcacaataaagagtgaaGTCAAGATAGCTTTAAGTGTGTGTGGGGATTTGTCATGTGATTCAGATACACTCCTAATTTGAAAAGATGAGGCACCAACCCAAGCTGAAAACTAAGTCTACACAAGCAAAACTTTATAGATAGACATTTTTATTGTGAATGCTTAAggtttttatctttatttttattttttattttttttaaataccatGGGAAGCATAAATTTCTCAAGTATAAAGCTAGTTATTATATAATTGATGACAAGAGATTTTAGGGCTTGTTGGAGGTGGACAGTTGGAGGTGGACATTAAGCATAGTGAATTGAAACTAGAGACGGATCAAGGTAGCTTGCCAGCGAAGGGAGAGACTTGGGCCTTTCCAAAACCTGGGAACTTGTTTCCTTTCAATATAATTAGCATATCACATCTTGCATTAGAGGCTCTATCGATTATGTTCATCATTTAGAGTGCGAATATGATGTTTCAGTTTTATACAATCAAGTGTGACCCAAGTTATTTGATTTTCAGTCTAATGGATTATTCTGAATTTAATCATAACCCCATCTCCTATACCTGGATATGTAAGATGAACGGGAAAGGAATTTTTATAAGGTGATCCACTTAAATTACTAAATATGTTGACTTTTGAATGGTGAGTTTGGACTTTGTCGTTGTTTAACTATCTGCTTTTGTGATGTTTTTCACATTGTTGAACCCTGTGTATTTACGTCTTTAGACCCTTCTTTTTCctgttttagattttgaaatgtCTGATGCCCAAAAAGAGCATGCTTTCACTATTGAACATCTTGCTCCTAGATTGGCTGCTCTCAGATTTGAACTCTGTCCTTGCCATATGAGTGAGAGTTACTTTTGGAAAGTCTACTTTGTGCTCCTGCATTCAAGACTCAATAAACAGGATGCTGAGGCTTTATCAACTCCACAGGTTGactactctttcttttctttgttttttaaaattgcaaTGCAACCTTTTTAGGTGGGCTACGTAATTTCCAAATTGTTATGGTCTGGCATGATGATgcatatttgtaatttaggGTTCCCATGTATAGTTAAATTGTGCACAAAATGACCCAAATGCTATGATTgcagaaaattttattatattcatatgGAGTTCAAACATGTATTATTTTACTGCTTTAAATGAGTATTAATCTGGTTCCTTTGATTGAAACGTTATGTTTCTAGTATAATTTGGTTTCACCAAACTTGTAGGTAGCAGAAGCCAGATCAATGTGGATGCAGGAATTACAAAAGAAGACCAAGCCAGAGACTTTCTGGTGTGGAAGAGACACTTTTGAATTAAAAGAGAGCTCTGATTTGTTGCAGGAAGATGATAGCTCCATGGGCCTTGAAACTCATTCTGTATCTACGCTGCCTTGGACATTTACATCTGAGCCAAGCATGTCGTCTATGTCGAGCAATTGTGAGACAGAAAAATACCAAATAGAGACTTCTGAAACACAATTCATTGATAAGTCCGTCATCGTTGAAAAACCTATAATTAAAGATGAGGATAAAAACTCGACGATTGAGTCTTCTTCAAAATTCCTTGTTCAGAACTACGATGACGAGTCAGATAATGATTGGCTAGAGGAAGACTCTGGGACCATCCTCCCTCCGGGGTACGACGAAGATATTTCTTTCAGTGATCTCGAGGATGATGATATGGTTCTGCCTGCTAAGTTCAAGATTGTTTCAAAAGAATAAGGAAGTTAAACAAAAGAATTCAAGGCGATGCTTCCAATTGTGTATGTATGCTTTGCCGATGAGGATAAAGGAATTACAAAGTCAGTCTGACAAGATTGATGGGGCTTCAGTTACCGATCTTTATGAAACCATCTGAAATTGCTTTTAGTTGATGGGGTTGGTGGGTGCATTTGTAAATGAATGAGAGAATGATTATTCCAGTTTGGAAGAGTGACAATGTGTCTCTGTTTGGTTTCTTGTTTGGGAACTGTGTAAAGAATGTATCAGTAAATAGACAAAAGGGGAAAAGATATAGATTCTTTTTGTTCCATGCCCAACGATGATTGTCCTCATCCCTTTGTTGGTCTGTCAGGAGTGGAGATTCATTCATCGGAGGCTGTCTGACAGAAGAAAGCGCTAAAAACAGCCAAAGGAGCCACCGAATTGAGGCAGTTGAGAAGAGGATTCTGTTGGATGGAAGTTACCCATCATCTCATTGGTATCTACAGAACCACCATAATGGACCATTCTTTCTATTTGATTGCTGTACTTTTTTACCTTTCTACTCCTTAAAGATAAGATATATAGCATATAGCTTTAGTTATCATACTCACAGATAGGCCTTTGAAATGCAAGTTGGCccattattttgttctttgagtATCAGACCAATGagctttt
This genomic interval carries:
- the LOC111788188 gene encoding uncharacterized protein LOC111788188 yields the protein MSWLALSIANTLRLDDEEDEQHNDVVSSSSSSSTIPRNQMESQSQSQSQSQSQPQLDDEALSRRVKEDLTEFKQTLTRQFWGVATFLAPPPPPPEPGPTHHLNPAEDLVAPPDWKSFEASNQSDPSISGDEEDLTDPIEVLNMRSNHDAYAKSGILQEECYEVDWEGAVGITDEVLTFATNIAMHPETWIDFPIDEEEDNGDFEMSDAQKEHAFTIEHLAPRLAALRFELCPCHMSESYFWKVYFVLLHSRLNKQDAEALSTPQVAEARSMWMQELQKKTKPETFWCGRDTFELKESSDLLQEDDSSMGLETHSVSTLPWTFTSEPSMSSMSSNCETEKYQIETSETQFIDKSVIVEKPIIKDEDKNSTIESSSKFLVQNYDDESDNDWLEEDSGTILPPGYDEDISFSDLEDDDMVLPAKFKIVSKE